The Candidatus Zymogenus saltonus genome has a window encoding:
- the rpoN gene encoding RNA polymerase factor sigma-54 has product MAQELKQELRLVQKLVLTPQLQQAIKLLQLTRLELLEHVNQELCENPVLEEYQDGQDGREGEGEDVVDSHKEDLTIDAILKGAGGDDSWGTYTSTYSGSFADSDEKQQFIENTCIKKTSLLDHLMWQLRMNNFSEEEIKIGTIIAGNLNDDGYLTLSIEEVSERGECEPSFAEDILKRIQMFDPVGVASRDLKECLRVQAEYYEVSNPVVLAIIDEYLPKLSSKNYDYIAKKLGVDKKYVMNAIDVITALEPKPGRSFVTEEPKYITPDVYVFKFDNEYLVTLNDNGLPRLRINKFYRDILRDGSTASEGAKDFIKERIKSATWLIKSIQQRQRTMYKVAKSIITHQEEFLEKGAKYLKPLVLRDVAQDVEVHESTVSRVTNGKYIHTPRGVFELKFFFTTRVASNSEDGRSMESVKSRIKELISGEDPKRPITDKQIVRLLESEGVFLARRTIAKYREMMGILSSAGRRGG; this is encoded by the coding sequence ATGGCTCAGGAACTGAAACAAGAGCTAAGGCTTGTACAGAAGCTGGTATTGACACCCCAGCTTCAACAGGCCATAAAACTTCTCCAGCTTACCAGATTGGAGCTTTTGGAGCATGTCAATCAGGAGCTGTGTGAAAATCCCGTCCTTGAAGAATATCAGGACGGGCAGGACGGTCGGGAAGGTGAAGGTGAAGACGTTGTTGACAGTCACAAGGAAGACCTGACCATAGACGCGATATTAAAGGGTGCGGGGGGAGACGATTCATGGGGAACCTATACTTCAACGTACTCGGGCTCTTTTGCCGATTCCGATGAAAAACAGCAGTTTATAGAGAACACATGCATCAAGAAGACCTCGCTTTTGGATCACCTGATGTGGCAGCTCAGGATGAACAACTTCAGCGAGGAAGAGATCAAGATCGGCACAATAATAGCCGGCAACCTTAACGATGACGGATACCTTACCTTATCGATCGAAGAGGTGTCGGAGAGGGGGGAATGCGAGCCGTCATTCGCGGAGGATATTCTCAAGAGGATTCAGATGTTCGATCCCGTCGGTGTGGCCTCCCGGGACCTGAAGGAGTGCCTCAGGGTGCAGGCGGAGTACTATGAGGTCTCAAATCCGGTCGTCTTGGCGATAATCGACGAGTATCTTCCGAAGCTGTCAAGCAAGAATTACGACTATATTGCGAAGAAGCTCGGCGTCGATAAAAAATACGTAATGAATGCAATAGACGTAATAACCGCCCTCGAGCCGAAGCCCGGAAGATCCTTTGTAACGGAAGAGCCCAAATATATTACCCCGGATGTGTACGTCTTCAAATTTGATAATGAATACTTAGTTACGCTTAACGACAACGGCCTTCCAAGATTGAGAATAAACAAGTTTTACAGGGATATATTGAGAGATGGAAGCACTGCTTCCGAAGGGGCGAAGGATTTCATCAAGGAGAGGATCAAGTCCGCCACCTGGCTTATAAAAAGCATTCAACAGCGCCAGAGGACGATGTACAAGGTAGCCAAGAGCATCATTACTCACCAGGAAGAATTCTTGGAAAAAGGGGCAAAATATCTCAAGCCCCTGGTATTGAGGGATGTTGCACAGGACGTTGAAGTTCACGAGTCTACGGTCAGCCGCGTTACCAACGGAAAGTACATTCACACCCCCAGGGGGGTATTTGAGTTGAAGTTCTTCTTCACCACGAGGGTCGCGTCCAACAGTGAGGACGGGAGATCTATGGAGAGCGTCAAAAGCAGGATAAAGGAGCTGATTTCGGGCGAAGACCCAAAAAGACCGATAACCGACAAGCAGATCGTCAGGCTTTTGGAGAGCGAGGGCGTTTTTCTCGCCAGGAGGACAATCGCAAAGTATCGTGAGATGATGGGCATCCTCTCTTCCGCGGGGAGGAGGGGGGGTTGA
- a CDS encoding methyltransferase — protein MSIGAEIEEERLGGLVLVCFEKEKVRIISEIGEREGGELVLGHFRAATMSIGFEIGERGRSPLVVDQPEGGYRYSMDPFLLVSFVRLKRGEKVIDFGSGVGVIGIVLAALYPDANITGIEIQRELHEASLRNIEINDLLNRVNSRLGDFRRIGDYFRPSSFTAAVSNPPYYREDDCRVSGKMGVAAAKHGITGGIKEIIDESSLVLKAGGSLSIIYPAEKYQYLETLLNDGGFSIKRVRFVKSMERLEARTVMLEAVLGVTAQTEVTAPLVVHDEDGGYTNEVGKIFTRIGIESP, from the coding sequence ATGAGTATTGGAGCGGAAATTGAGGAGGAGAGGTTGGGGGGATTGGTTCTTGTATGTTTTGAAAAGGAGAAGGTGCGTATTATATCGGAAATTGGGGAGAGGGAGGGGGGGGAATTGGTTCTCGGACATTTTAGGGCGGCGACGATGAGTATTGGATTTGAAATCGGGGAGAGGGGCCGAAGCCCCCTTGTTGTGGATCAGCCGGAAGGGGGGTACCGGTATTCCATGGATCCTTTTTTGCTGGTGTCCTTTGTAAGGCTTAAGAGGGGGGAAAAGGTGATCGATTTCGGCTCCGGCGTCGGGGTCATAGGGATTGTCTTGGCCGCGCTTTATCCGGACGCCAATATTACGGGGATCGAGATTCAGAGGGAGCTTCACGAGGCGTCCCTCAGGAACATCGAGATTAACGACCTGCTTAACAGGGTAAACAGCCGCCTCGGCGATTTCAGGAGAATCGGAGACTATTTTCGGCCGTCGTCGTTTACCGCGGCCGTCTCCAATCCTCCCTATTACCGGGAGGACGACTGCAGGGTAAGCGGGAAAATGGGTGTGGCCGCCGCAAAGCACGGGATAACGGGCGGGATAAAAGAGATAATTGACGAATCTTCGCTTGTTTTGAAGGCGGGGGGGAGCCTGTCGATTATATATCCGGCGGAAAAATATCAATATCTCGAAACCCTCCTTAACGACGGGGGATTTTCAATAAAACGGGTCAGGTTTGTCAAATCAATGGAGCGTCTCGAGGCCAGGACCGTGATGTTGGAGGCTGTCCTCGGGGTGACGGCGCAAACGGAGGTGACGGCTCCCCTGGTTGTACACGATGAGGACGGCGGATATACCAATGAGGTGGGAAAAATCTTTACGAGGATAGGCATAGAGTCGCCTTAG
- a CDS encoding DUF1015 domain-containing protein: MAVIKPFRAVRYNNTLLKNVEGLVAPPYDVISEEMKELFYDLSPYNVVRLILGKEFADDSDDNNQYTRARDFISLWLKKGVLVPDEADSIYGYSQTFTAPSGDSVTRSGFVALVRLSPWGEGGIFPHERTNPKPKSDRLTLTKTTGFWLSFIFSLYSDETGETRDLIKRVFDDRELARFKDKEGIEHVLTVCQDEELHGSLAKAFDDKKIFVADGHHRYETALALKDEMGLEDKKIDTLNYAMMYFCPMEGEGIVILPSHRVVTLPEEFDPAGFVEKIGRYFKVEKVSGGGGGGEGVSKFLSSVEGMGKGSFGCSLNGEEYYIFTLLDKSLISGFFPSSMNDLLKDIDMAILRNVMIEGIMGISDPEIVYTKDGGEAIRMAADGRRAAFLINPTDMEDVKTVSLAGERMPQKSTYFYPKVSSGLLLYRLFD; the protein is encoded by the coding sequence TTGGCAGTCATAAAACCATTTAGAGCGGTTCGATATAACAACACACTCCTGAAAAACGTGGAGGGCCTCGTGGCTCCGCCCTATGACGTGATCTCCGAGGAGATGAAGGAGCTTTTCTACGACCTCAGCCCCTACAATGTCGTGCGGCTGATTCTCGGGAAGGAATTCGCCGATGACAGCGATGATAACAATCAGTACACCAGGGCGAGAGATTTCATCTCCCTCTGGCTGAAGAAGGGGGTGCTGGTTCCTGACGAGGCGGATTCGATTTACGGTTACTCCCAGACGTTTACCGCCCCCAGCGGTGATTCGGTGACGAGGAGCGGCTTTGTGGCGCTGGTTCGACTCTCCCCCTGGGGGGAGGGGGGAATATTCCCCCACGAAAGGACCAATCCGAAGCCCAAATCGGATCGCCTTACACTAACGAAGACTACCGGCTTTTGGCTGAGCTTTATCTTTTCCCTCTACTCGGACGAGACGGGGGAGACGAGGGACCTTATCAAGAGGGTGTTTGATGACAGGGAGCTTGCAAGATTCAAGGACAAAGAAGGGATAGAGCACGTCTTGACCGTATGTCAGGATGAAGAGCTGCACGGATCGCTCGCCAAGGCGTTTGATGACAAAAAGATATTCGTGGCCGACGGTCACCACAGATACGAGACGGCGCTGGCCCTCAAGGACGAGATGGGATTGGAGGACAAAAAGATCGACACCCTCAACTACGCCATGATGTACTTCTGCCCCATGGAGGGGGAGGGTATAGTCATCCTGCCGAGCCACAGAGTGGTCACCCTTCCCGAAGAGTTCGATCCCGCGGGATTTGTTGAAAAAATCGGCCGCTATTTCAAGGTGGAGAAAGTATCGGGCGGGGGCGGAGGGGGTGAGGGTGTCTCGAAATTTCTCTCTTCGGTCGAGGGGATGGGGAAGGGGAGCTTCGGCTGCTCTCTTAATGGAGAAGAATATTACATCTTTACGCTTTTGGACAAAAGCTTGATAAGCGGGTTCTTCCCGTCTTCTATGAACGACCTGTTGAAAGATATCGACATGGCGATCCTGCGCAACGTTATGATCGAGGGGATAATGGGGATTTCTGATCCCGAGATAGTCTATACGAAGGACGGCGGCGAGGCGATAAGGATGGCCGCGGACGGGAGGAGGGCGGCCTTCTTGATCAATCCCACAGACATGGAGGATGTCAAGACCGTCTCCCTTGCGGGGGAGCGGATGCCCCAGAAGAGCACGTATTTCTATCCAAAGGTCTCCTCGGGGCTCCTCCTCTACAGGCTTTTTGATTAG
- a CDS encoding P1 family peptidase — MGHITQIDGISIGHVTDQERHTGITAVIFSREMALGVDVRGGAPGTRETDVFNPLNLVETADAVVLCGGSAYGLTAASGVMKYLKEKGRGVETGYGKVPIVPGAVIFDLPVTGGYVPPTEELVSWGYRAAESASNKETSVGNVGAGAGATVGKIYGMDYAVKSGIGSALVEGAGGLKAGAIAAVNPLGDVIDPKDGKVAAGVRSPDKKGFADARKLIKVISFPFAPPISSTIVALVAVNGNFSKVDMNRIARMAHDGIARVVYPSHTMLDGDTIFAVAAGDDLGYVDVTVAGALAAEAMSLSILDAVRSAVTIEGYPSMGDV, encoded by the coding sequence ATGGGTCATATAACGCAAATCGATGGAATATCGATAGGGCATGTGACTGACCAAGAGCGCCACACGGGCATAACTGCCGTGATCTTTTCCCGCGAGATGGCGCTGGGGGTGGACGTGAGGGGCGGCGCCCCCGGAACCCGGGAGACCGACGTCTTTAATCCCTTGAACCTCGTCGAGACGGCGGACGCGGTGGTCCTCTGCGGCGGGAGCGCTTACGGCCTTACCGCCGCGTCGGGCGTCATGAAGTACCTCAAGGAGAAGGGGAGGGGGGTTGAGACGGGCTATGGCAAGGTCCCCATAGTCCCGGGGGCGGTCATCTTCGACCTGCCGGTGACCGGCGGATATGTCCCCCCGACGGAGGAGCTGGTCTCCTGGGGATACAGGGCGGCGGAGTCCGCTTCCAATAAAGAGACATCCGTGGGGAACGTGGGCGCGGGGGCGGGGGCCACCGTCGGAAAGATCTACGGCATGGATTACGCCGTGAAGTCGGGGATCGGGTCTGCCCTGGTCGAGGGGGCCGGCGGCCTAAAGGCGGGGGCGATCGCCGCGGTCAATCCACTCGGGGATGTCATCGACCCGAAGGATGGGAAGGTCGCGGCCGGGGTGAGATCCCCGGACAAAAAGGGCTTTGCCGACGCCAGGAAGCTTATAAAGGTAATCTCGTTCCCCTTCGCCCCCCCCATATCCTCGACCATCGTGGCCCTGGTGGCGGTAAACGGGAATTTCTCGAAGGTCGACATGAACCGCATAGCCAGGATGGCCCACGACGGAATAGCGAGGGTCGTCTATCCCTCCCACACGATGCTGGACGGGGATACAATCTTCGCCGTGGCCGCGGGGGACGATCTGGGATACGTGGACGTGACGGTGGCGGGGGCGCTGGCCGCCGAGGCGATGAGCCTGTCTATATTGGATGCGGTAAGGTCGGCCGTGACCATCGAGGGGTATCCCTCAATGGGTGACGTTTAA
- a CDS encoding GatB/YqeY domain-containing protein: MSLKEKLETDLKSAQKAKDALRLSVIRMLKSTIKNREVEKRDELDEQELLQAVNSQAKLRRESIEEYKKAGRDDLVAKEEAELEILKEYLPEELSEEELKELIDAAVSEAGASGPKDMGNVMKLLMPKTTGRADGKLVSRMVKEALSSL, translated from the coding sequence ATGTCCCTGAAAGAAAAACTCGAAACAGATCTGAAATCGGCGCAAAAGGCGAAAGATGCGCTAAGGCTCTCGGTCATACGGATGCTGAAGAGTACGATTAAAAACAGGGAGGTCGAAAAGAGAGACGAGCTGGACGAACAGGAGCTCCTCCAGGCGGTGAACTCCCAGGCCAAATTGAGAAGGGAGTCGATCGAGGAGTATAAGAAGGCAGGACGGGATGACCTCGTCGCCAAGGAGGAGGCGGAGCTCGAAATACTAAAGGAGTACCTCCCGGAAGAGCTCTCCGAAGAGGAGCTCAAGGAGTTGATCGATGCCGCCGTCTCGGAGGCAGGGGCGTCGGGGCCGAAGGATATGGGAAACGTGATGAAGCTCCTGATGCCTAAGACCACCGGAAGGGCAGACGGCAAACTGGTAAGCAGGATGGTCAAGGAGGCGCTCTCCTCGCTTTGA
- a CDS encoding endonuclease MutS2, which produces MDDRTLKVLEYPKILEIVSDFALTLPGTEACLRLNPLTDTGEIVHIHEIVSELRELNSIEGRIPLAGISDVSHLFERIRVEGTYLTPHEIKEIGSNITAHRRAKSFLNNLRKKYPLPAILTDPIVPLPEIEKDIERTLGPRGEILDGASDRLYNIRGDIRKKRDAINRLLMTMMESSALDNALQEPIVTMRNGRYVLPVKADFRGRVSGIIHDRSNSGATLFIEPIKTMEINNELSFLIRKENDEEVRILKLLSSKINDSRDAVKGNHGIIVELDTLIARAAAADAMGGISPEVDDSGSLSFINSVHPLLSLTDREGRTLKFDNPKAVPIDIEIGGEKRIVVLSGANTGGKTAALKTLGLLTLMFKTGIPIPASEGSRAVPFKEVFADIGDEQDIEGNLSTFSAKVTRLKYILSEAESGSLVLVDEIMSGTDPEQGGALAIAILDYLSKKNATILVTTHLNILKTYALNRDDAVNVSVVFDESTNRPLYKLNYGAPGGSNALMVARSLNLPEEVIENAKTNLTEEGRRLSELVMDLESERLKIRVERRALSDLRKSFVDLETKFKLLISKMVEKRDAILESFKEDLKETLKKYDERFKEIFAAADNSMIKKGKLHEEFYSAKRGLLDEITVSDHPGAVNGKAESEKTPSPGDTVSIKGLAVKGILIQMQHHQEGDEGKAEVEVGGRRVWIDISELKKETPVVPKGSVVMQEIYSDPKTEINIIGLRVDEAIDVVDKAIDNAVLGGFEELDIIHGRGTGRLKKGIREHLKDHRHVTEIKPEGTNMGVTTVGIR; this is translated from the coding sequence ATGGACGATCGCACCCTCAAGGTCCTCGAATACCCGAAGATTTTGGAGATAGTATCCGATTTCGCGCTGACCCTCCCCGGAACGGAGGCTTGCCTCAGGCTTAACCCCCTCACGGATACCGGGGAGATAGTCCACATCCACGAGATCGTATCGGAGCTTCGAGAGCTCAATTCCATAGAGGGGAGGATACCCCTTGCCGGGATCAGCGACGTGTCCCACCTCTTCGAGAGGATAAGGGTGGAGGGGACTTACCTGACTCCCCATGAGATAAAGGAGATAGGTTCTAACATAACGGCGCACCGAAGGGCAAAGTCCTTCCTCAACAACCTGAGGAAGAAGTACCCCCTCCCGGCGATCCTGACAGATCCGATCGTCCCCCTCCCCGAAATCGAGAAGGACATCGAGCGGACACTCGGTCCCCGGGGGGAGATATTGGACGGCGCCAGCGACCGCCTCTACAATATCAGGGGAGACATCAGAAAGAAGCGGGATGCCATAAACCGCCTCCTCATGACGATGATGGAATCGTCCGCGCTCGACAACGCCCTTCAGGAGCCGATCGTGACGATGAGGAACGGGCGTTATGTCCTGCCCGTCAAGGCCGACTTCAGGGGGCGGGTGTCCGGGATAATCCATGACAGGTCGAACAGCGGCGCCACCCTCTTCATCGAGCCGATAAAGACGATGGAAATCAACAACGAGCTCTCCTTTCTGATAAGAAAGGAGAATGACGAAGAGGTGAGAATATTGAAGCTCCTCTCGTCAAAAATAAACGATTCGAGAGACGCGGTTAAAGGCAACCACGGCATCATTGTCGAGCTGGACACGCTGATCGCAAGGGCGGCGGCGGCCGACGCTATGGGCGGAATATCCCCGGAGGTGGACGACTCCGGCTCCCTGTCGTTCATAAACTCGGTGCACCCCCTCCTGTCACTAACGGACAGGGAGGGAAGAACATTGAAATTCGACAATCCCAAAGCCGTCCCCATCGATATCGAGATAGGGGGGGAAAAGAGGATAGTCGTCCTCTCCGGCGCGAACACCGGGGGAAAGACCGCGGCCCTGAAGACCCTGGGATTATTAACCCTGATGTTCAAGACCGGCATACCAATTCCGGCCTCCGAGGGGAGCAGAGCGGTGCCATTCAAGGAGGTCTTTGCGGACATCGGAGACGAGCAGGACATAGAGGGGAACCTCTCCACCTTCTCCGCAAAGGTCACTAGGCTTAAATATATCCTCTCCGAGGCGGAGAGCGGCTCCCTCGTCCTCGTCGATGAGATCATGTCCGGAACAGACCCGGAACAGGGGGGTGCCTTGGCCATCGCAATCTTGGATTATTTAAGTAAAAAAAATGCAACCATTCTCGTGACAACGCATCTAAACATATTGAAGACTTATGCCCTGAATCGGGATGACGCCGTCAACGTCTCGGTTGTTTTCGATGAATCCACAAACAGGCCCCTCTACAAGCTGAACTACGGCGCCCCCGGCGGAAGCAACGCCCTCATGGTAGCAAGGTCGTTAAACCTCCCGGAAGAGGTGATAGAAAACGCCAAGACGAACCTCACCGAGGAGGGAAGGCGTCTGAGCGAGCTCGTAATGGACCTCGAAAGCGAGCGTCTAAAGATAAGGGTGGAGAGGAGGGCCTTGAGCGACCTAAGAAAAAGCTTTGTCGATCTCGAAACCAAATTCAAGCTCCTCATATCAAAGATGGTCGAAAAGAGGGACGCAATACTCGAATCATTCAAGGAGGATCTCAAAGAAACCCTGAAAAAATACGACGAGCGCTTCAAGGAGATCTTCGCCGCGGCGGACAACAGCATGATTAAAAAGGGGAAGCTCCACGAAGAGTTTTACTCCGCAAAGCGGGGATTGTTGGATGAAATAACCGTAAGCGATCACCCGGGAGCAGTAAACGGAAAAGCGGAATCGGAGAAAACGCCCTCCCCGGGAGACACCGTATCCATAAAGGGGCTTGCCGTAAAGGGGATATTGATACAGATGCAGCACCACCAAGAGGGAGACGAGGGGAAAGCCGAGGTGGAGGTGGGGGGAAGAAGGGTCTGGATAGATATAAGCGAGCTTAAAAAGGAGACCCCGGTGGTCCCAAAGGGAAGCGTTGTAATGCAGGAGATCTACTCCGACCCGAAGACCGAGATAAATATCATCGGCCTCAGGGTCGACGAGGCGATAGACGTGGTGGACAAGGCGATCGACAACGCCGTCCTGGGGGGATTCGAGGAGCTCGACATCATCCACGGCCGGGGAACCGGCAGACTAAAAAAGGGTATCAGGGAGCACCTGAAAGACCACCGCCACGTAACGGAGATAAAACCGGAGGGCACAAATATGGGAGTGACCACCGTCGGGATTAGATAA